TGGTCGTCTTGGCAGGAAACTTCCGACCGCTGCGCGCCATCGCGAAGATGGCCTCAGGCGTAATCGTCTCTCCCAAGCGCCAGGCTTCCACCCGCACGCTTTCATAATCCAGTAGGACTACGGGCAATGCTTTCAGTTGAAGACGTTTGGCAACCGCAAGCCTGTGGTGGCCATCCATGATGAACAGGGCGTCCTTATGAGCGGTGATAGGCACTTTCCAATATTCAGCTCGGGCAATCTGGTCTTCGAGCTCAAGCACATGTCGTGCATCGACTTCTTCGGTCGGAATCAAATCTGTTGGGGGCAACAGGCAATAGGGCATGCATACACCTCTCGGAGGGCAAAGAGTACACGCATTAGACGAGGGAAGCTGGCCGCGACCTCGATGGAAGAGAGCATATCTGGGTTGTTCTGAAGGTCAATAAACTTGATAAAAAGAATCATATTTTATGAAGAAGACCTTTCACCTACCGCGTCGCTCGCGTCACAGTGGGACAATTATGCAAGGCGAAGCTGGAGCGAAGCGCAATTGTCTATATGCAAGCAAACGCCGATGTTCCGTGGGTTTTTGACTGCAAAATTCTCGAAAAACATGATTGTACTCCTCATGTTTTGTCGTTAGAACTCTCCGGGATTTAATCGTCTCGATCTGAAGGATTGATGTCGTGATGAAAGTTTTGAGCCTATTTTATATTGCAGGTGTTACGGCGTCGTTAGTAGCAGGACCAGTTGCTGCTCAGGATGCAAAATCCACGTCAATCGTTGATGATAGAGGGGTGACGGTTCAGCTTGCGGCTAATCCGAAACGGATTGCATCTGTTTCCTATCTTGCCGCCGATGTGGCCCTAGCCCTTGGCATAAAGCCGACCGCTGTGACCTACATGACAGGTGGACGAGACCCCGACTTCCTGCTTGGCCTGACGAGGGACGCGGCACAGATCGGACAACGCGCCAAGCCCAATCTTGAGCTGCTGTCGCAGGCCAAGCCCGACGTGATCATCGCCATGAAGCGCTATACCGTCGGCAATGCCGCGCAATTCGAGAAGATTGCGCCTTATATCGCCTACAATATGGAGTTGCTGAGCGAGAGCTATCAGGAAGTTGCCGATCTTTCGAAGCTGTTCGGCAAGCCGGAGCGCGGTGAAGAGCTCAATGCAGAATTCAAACAACATCTTGCGGATTTCAACCAGAAGGCTCCGAAGAACGTCCATCCACGTTTTGTAATCATGTGGGGCGGAGACACGCCCTTCGCTTTCCATACGGAAAATACCGCCGCATCCATTGTTACAGCACTTGGTGGCGACAACATCGTAGGCCCAATGGCTAAGAGTGGCCGATTTGGCGAGGAACTCAGCCTCGAAACGATGTTAGAGAAGGATCCGGAAGTCATTTTCGTCTACGACAGCGGCCCGGATCGCCCGCATGAGAACAATCCGATCTGGCAGCAGCTCTCCGCGGTCAAGAACCATCGCGTCTACTACGTCGGCGATCACTGGGTGGAAACCAATGGTCCGATTGGCCGCGAGATCGTCCTGCGTGAAGCCGCGCACTATCTGTATCCCGACACTGTTCCGGCTGTCGATGTGCGCAAGGAGGCCGCCAAGCTCATTCCGGCAAGCCTGCAGAATTGAAACGCGCCATGGCCGCCAGGCAACCGACGAACATCGTCCGGTCATCGACGCTAACCCTCATCGTCCTGATGGTTGCCGCAATGGTCATTGTAGGAGGATTGCTGGTTGGCGCAAAGCCGCTTCCACCGGAAGCGGCTTTCAAAGCGTTATTTTTCCCTGACGGAAAGATCGACTCCATCCTCGTTTGGACCCTGCGTCT
Above is a genomic segment from Rhizobium sp. CCGE531 containing:
- a CDS encoding ParB N-terminal domain-containing protein gives rise to the protein MPYCLLPPTDLIPTEEVDARHVLELEDQIARAEYWKVPITAHKDALFIMDGHHRLAVAKRLQLKALPVVLLDYESVRVEAWRLGETITPEAIFAMARSGRKFPAKTTRHFFAAPLPECAIPLNDLRRATPP
- a CDS encoding ABC transporter substrate-binding protein produces the protein MKVLSLFYIAGVTASLVAGPVAAQDAKSTSIVDDRGVTVQLAANPKRIASVSYLAADVALALGIKPTAVTYMTGGRDPDFLLGLTRDAAQIGQRAKPNLELLSQAKPDVIIAMKRYTVGNAAQFEKIAPYIAYNMELLSESYQEVADLSKLFGKPERGEELNAEFKQHLADFNQKAPKNVHPRFVIMWGGDTPFAFHTENTAASIVTALGGDNIVGPMAKSGRFGEELSLETMLEKDPEVIFVYDSGPDRPHENNPIWQQLSAVKNHRVYYVGDHWVETNGPIGREIVLREAAHYLYPDTVPAVDVRKEAAKLIPASLQN